From the genome of Candidatus Omnitrophota bacterium, one region includes:
- a CDS encoding NADH-quinone oxidoreductase subunit C has translation MDCPELISEIKNKLPDFSALCVQEDYPDQVCIKVSPEIFKGACFTLHKMLASPVMMLFALDERNGLNKFVINCVFVSYRRRQWITVSTDILQESAYFDSLAKTIYSASLFEREIWEMFGIQARGNPDLRRLHLHDEVWPQENYPLRKDFQKVHEGNLGEYKFSRVEGRGVFEVAVGPVHAGIIGPGHFRFSVSGEPIINLETRLGFTHRGVEKLFEGKLYSQAINLSESVCGNSVFAHSLAFAQAAEKISGLVISAQVAYLRGIFLELERMYNHVNDIGGIAIDVGFSFPAAFASIIKEAILQLNDSLCASRYLKKVNLVGGVSVDIDSAKKYLLLCSLKNIKKDFNELVKILNDSVSFMDRVDTTGILKRKTAQDLGVVGLVGRASGISTDLRRYFPGVYEEAKFKMITQESGDVLARLKVRALEFFESCRLIEEFSEKLVTGGNIRVNPEQKGGSALGYVEGCRGPVLYWLKTDSAGVIQRAKIVDASFHNWQGLTFAVLGNIIPDFPVCNKSFNLSYSGNDL, from the coding sequence CAAGATGCTTGCCTCACCCGTAATGATGCTTTTTGCCTTGGATGAGCGCAATGGCTTGAATAAATTCGTAATAAATTGTGTTTTTGTTAGTTATAGAAGAAGACAATGGATTACCGTCAGCACAGATATTTTACAGGAGAGTGCTTATTTTGATTCATTGGCAAAAACTATATATTCTGCCAGCCTTTTTGAAAGAGAAATTTGGGAGATGTTTGGTATCCAGGCAAGAGGTAATCCTGATTTAAGGCGGCTGCATTTACATGATGAAGTTTGGCCGCAGGAAAATTATCCCTTACGTAAAGATTTTCAAAAAGTCCATGAAGGAAATTTAGGAGAGTATAAATTTAGCAGGGTAGAAGGAAGAGGGGTGTTTGAGGTTGCGGTTGGGCCGGTGCATGCCGGAATTATTGGCCCGGGGCATTTCCGCTTTAGCGTCTCCGGTGAACCGATTATTAACCTGGAGACCAGATTAGGTTTTACGCATCGGGGGGTGGAGAAGCTTTTTGAAGGGAAGCTTTATTCTCAGGCAATTAATTTATCAGAGAGTGTCTGTGGCAATTCGGTTTTTGCCCATAGTTTGGCGTTTGCGCAGGCGGCTGAGAAGATATCCGGATTAGTAATTTCTGCGCAAGTAGCTTATCTGCGGGGTATTTTTTTAGAGCTCGAACGTATGTACAATCATGTCAATGATATAGGAGGAATTGCTATAGACGTTGGTTTTAGTTTTCCAGCTGCCTTTGCTTCGATTATTAAGGAAGCAATTCTTCAATTAAATGACTCTCTTTGTGCAAGCAGGTATCTTAAGAAAGTTAATCTGGTGGGGGGAGTTTCGGTAGACATTGATAGCGCTAAAAAATATCTGCTTCTTTGTTCGCTTAAGAACATAAAGAAAGATTTTAATGAATTGGTTAAAATATTAAATGATTCTGTTTCTTTTATGGATAGGGTGGATACAACAGGTATTCTAAAAAGAAAAACTGCCCAGGATTTGGGTGTGGTTGGTTTGGTTGGCCGCGCATCGGGAATTTCTACGGATTTAAGGAGGTATTTTCCAGGGGTATATGAGGAAGCGAAATTTAAGATGATCACTCAGGAATCCGGCGATGTTTTAGCCCGCTTAAAGGTTAGGGCTTTAGAATTTTTTGAATCATGTAGGCTGATTGAGGAATTTTCGGAAAAACTTGTTACAGGGGGTAATATTAGGGTAAATCCGGAACAAAAGGGTGGCAGTGCTTTGGGTTACGTGGAGGGATGCAGAGGCCCCGTATTATATTGGCTTAAAACTGATTCTGCTGGAGTAATTCAGAGGGCTAAGATTGTAGATGCCTCTTTTCATAACTGGCAAGGATTGACTTTTGCCGTATTAGGTAATATCATCCCGGATTTTCCGGTTTGCAATAAGAGTTTTAATTTGTCATATTCAGGTAATGATCTATGA
- a CDS encoding NADH-quinone oxidoreductase subunit B family protein has protein sequence MILILKNRILKGVVTRHIEPGLVRELNSTGLKLKALIRKKFGKSLHIRQVDTGSCSGCESEIISTNNPIYDLQRFGVNFVASPRHADALLVTGPLSKNMLVALKSAYESMPEPKFVITLGDCALDGGLFKGSYYIEGPIKDILPVVLHIPGCPPSPLTIIKALLDLLQKEK, from the coding sequence ATGATACTTATACTAAAAAATAGGATATTGAAAGGTGTGGTTACTAGGCATATTGAGCCGGGATTAGTCAGAGAACTAAACTCTACTGGGCTCAAACTAAAAGCATTGATCCGGAAAAAATTCGGCAAATCTTTGCATATACGCCAGGTAGACACAGGTTCCTGCAGTGGATGTGAATCAGAGATCATTTCAACTAATAACCCGATTTATGATTTACAACGATTTGGCGTAAATTTCGTAGCTTCTCCTCGCCATGCGGATGCGCTTCTGGTTACCGGCCCTTTATCTAAAAATATGCTGGTTGCCTTGAAAAGCGCATATGAATCTATGCCTGAACCGAAATTTGTCATCACGCTTGGAGATTGCGCATTAGATGGGGGATTATTCAAAGGTTCTTATTATATCGAAGGCCCGATAAAAGATATATTGCCGGTAGTGTTGCATATTCCCGGATGCCCGCCATCGCCGTTAACAATTATCAAGGCGCTGCTGGATTTATTACAGAAAGAAAAGTAA
- a CDS encoding cation-translocating P-type ATPase yields the protein MAEELQDLKGLSEKQVQESLKKYGYNELPSQKKRSILAIFFGVVKEPMLLLLIGSGMVYLFLGEISDAVMLLSFVLVVVGITFYQERKTERTLEALRDLSSPRAQVIRDGIQKRIAGAQVVKDDIIILNEGDRVPADAVVLSCSNLLVDESLLTGESAAVRKSESINQDTINRPGGDDLPFVYSGTLVVQGHGIARVTSIGIHTEMGKIGKALQGIRQENTLLQKEIGKIVRNFSIAGGILCLLVTIIYGLTRGSWLNGILSGLTLSMAMLPEEFPVVLIIFLTLGAWRISKSQVLTRRTPAIETLGAATVLCTDKTGTLTLNAMHLTSMCVNGIHYGIDVKKSEDLPEAVHDLMEYAILASQKDPFDPIEKEAKRLGEFYLSGSEHIHNNWKIIKEYPLSRELLALSHVWESPDKQNYVIATKGSPEAIADLCHFNKEQHIELLKCIEEMAKRGLRILGVAKASFRKKELPDIQHDFVFRFVGLLGFVDPVRSTVAAAIGEAYDAGMRVIMITGDYPGTAINIAKEIGLKNPESYITGTELEMMDHRQLKEKIKTINVFARVVPEQKLLIIDALKANQEVVAMTGDGVNDAPALKSAHIGIAMGQRGTDVAREASALVLLNDDFSSIVASVKLGRRIFDNLKKAVAYIFAIHVPIAGMSFLPVLFNLPIVLLPAHIAFLELIIDPACSTVFEACPDEKNIMKRPPRNLEEPLFSKEAFIFSFLQGLGILIVVFLVFIVALYLKKGELEARTLSFATLVFANVMLISTNLSWSKNLFSIIKLKNRASWIVTVGAVSALLLVIYLPLLRNLFHFSVLSVADLAVALASGIMSLLWFEVFKGMNKKMVVPNLLIK from the coding sequence ATGGCAGAAGAGCTACAAGACCTTAAAGGGCTTTCTGAAAAACAAGTTCAAGAAAGCTTAAAAAAATACGGGTATAATGAGCTCCCTTCCCAAAAAAAACGCAGTATTTTGGCAATTTTTTTTGGCGTAGTAAAAGAACCCATGTTGCTTTTATTAATTGGAAGCGGCATGGTTTATTTGTTTTTGGGTGAGATAAGCGATGCTGTTATGCTGCTTTCTTTTGTCTTGGTTGTCGTGGGGATCACTTTTTATCAGGAAAGAAAAACCGAAAGGACTCTGGAGGCATTAAGGGACCTTTCAAGCCCCAGAGCCCAAGTTATTCGCGACGGAATCCAAAAAAGGATTGCCGGCGCCCAGGTGGTCAAAGATGATATTATTATCCTTAACGAAGGCGATCGTGTCCCTGCCGATGCGGTAGTTTTATCATGTTCTAATTTATTAGTTGATGAATCCCTTCTTACAGGCGAATCCGCAGCCGTACGTAAATCCGAAAGTATAAACCAGGATACAATTAATCGGCCAGGCGGAGACGACCTCCCCTTTGTTTATTCCGGAACTTTAGTTGTGCAAGGACACGGCATTGCAAGAGTGACTTCAATCGGAATCCATACTGAGATGGGTAAAATAGGAAAAGCTTTGCAAGGTATCCGTCAGGAAAATACCTTGTTACAGAAAGAAATAGGAAAAATTGTACGTAATTTTTCTATTGCCGGCGGGATTCTTTGTTTGTTGGTGACAATAATTTATGGTTTGACCCGGGGAAGCTGGTTAAACGGAATACTTTCGGGCCTGACCTTGAGCATGGCTATGTTACCAGAGGAGTTTCCGGTTGTTTTGATTATTTTTCTTACCCTGGGAGCTTGGAGGATCTCTAAAAGCCAGGTTCTGACCCGTCGTACTCCGGCTATAGAGACTTTGGGGGCAGCAACGGTTTTGTGCACGGATAAGACAGGGACTCTTACGCTCAACGCCATGCATTTAACCTCTATGTGCGTTAATGGTATTCATTATGGAATTGACGTTAAAAAATCAGAGGATTTGCCTGAGGCTGTCCATGATCTTATGGAGTATGCCATCCTGGCTAGCCAGAAAGATCCATTTGACCCTATAGAAAAAGAAGCCAAACGCCTGGGAGAATTCTATTTATCTGGCTCCGAGCATATTCATAATAATTGGAAGATTATCAAAGAGTATCCATTATCAAGGGAACTTTTGGCTTTGTCACATGTTTGGGAGTCTCCGGATAAACAAAATTATGTCATTGCTACTAAAGGTTCTCCTGAAGCAATCGCAGACCTTTGTCATTTTAACAAGGAACAACATATAGAATTATTAAAATGCATAGAGGAGATGGCGAAGCGGGGATTACGTATCTTAGGGGTGGCTAAAGCATCTTTTAGGAAGAAGGAGCTTCCGGATATACAGCATGATTTTGTATTCAGGTTTGTTGGGCTCCTGGGATTTGTTGATCCGGTACGTTCAACGGTGGCCGCGGCAATTGGCGAGGCCTATGATGCAGGGATGCGGGTGATTATGATTACTGGTGATTATCCCGGAACAGCTATTAATATTGCCAAAGAGATTGGTTTAAAGAATCCTGAATCATATATAACCGGAACTGAATTAGAGATGATGGATCATCGCCAGCTGAAGGAAAAAATAAAGACAATTAACGTATTTGCCAGAGTGGTGCCTGAACAAAAACTGCTTATTATCGATGCATTAAAGGCTAATCAGGAAGTTGTGGCGATGACCGGAGACGGGGTTAATGATGCTCCCGCATTAAAGTCAGCGCATATCGGTATTGCTATGGGGCAGAGGGGGACTGATGTTGCCCGCGAAGCTTCGGCATTAGTATTGCTTAATGATGATTTTTCCTCAATTGTTGCGTCAGTAAAACTTGGCCGGAGAATCTTCGATAATTTAAAGAAAGCCGTGGCTTATATTTTTGCTATACATGTGCCGATTGCAGGAATGTCATTTTTGCCGGTTTTATTTAATTTACCGATAGTACTTTTGCCTGCGCACATTGCGTTTTTGGAATTGATTATCGATCCGGCATGCTCTACGGTCTTTGAGGCCTGCCCGGATGAAAAGAATATTATGAAAAGGCCGCCGCGTAATTTAGAGGAACCCTTATTCAGTAAAGAAGCTTTTATTTTTAGTTTTTTGCAGGGTTTAGGAATATTAATTGTTGTATTTTTAGTGTTTATAGTGGCGTTGTATTTGAAGAAAGGCGAGCTTGAAGCCCGTACCTTATCTTTTGCCACCCTGGTATTTGCAAATGTAATGTTAATCTCGACTAACCTTTCCTGGTCCAAAAACTTATTCAGTATTATTAAATTAAAGAACAGAGCTTCTTGGATTGTAACGGTAGGAGCGGTGAGTGCCCTTCTTTTGGTTATTTATTTACCGCTGCTGCGCAATCTTTTTCATTTTTCAGTTTTGTCTGTAGCTGATTTAGCGGTTGCTCTCGCCAGTGGAATTATGAGTTTGTTGTGGTTTGAAGTTTTTAAGGGGATGAATAAAAAAATGGTTGTACCAAATTTATTAATTAAATAA
- a CDS encoding MoxR family ATPase — translation MVNEDIQKLITNIEKVIVGKTESVKLLIIGLLTNGHILIEDIPGLGKTMLSLALAKSISADFKRIQATPDLLPTDITGGFVYSPKTGEFDFRKGPVFANILLVDEINRTTPRTQSALLECMQEYKVTIEGTSFVLPWPFMTIATQNPIEYQGTYALPEAQIDRFLMKINMGYPSVQEEAKIVCGQKIKHPVEDVMPVMTLENILKLQEQVKKIQISPTVLEYIVNLVSLTRKSTVVKQGASPRASIAIMKASCAWAFIEGRDYVIPEDVIKLLPYILKHRIVLHPKAVISGTTPELVIEGILKQTSIS, via the coding sequence ATGGTAAATGAAGATATTCAAAAATTAATAACTAACATCGAGAAGGTTATTGTAGGAAAAACAGAATCGGTAAAACTATTAATCATAGGTTTATTGACAAATGGACATATCCTGATTGAAGATATTCCCGGTTTAGGTAAGACAATGCTCTCTTTAGCTTTGGCTAAATCCATAAGTGCGGATTTTAAAAGGATACAGGCTACACCGGATCTGCTTCCTACGGATATTACCGGTGGATTCGTTTATAGCCCTAAAACAGGAGAATTTGATTTCAGGAAAGGGCCGGTGTTTGCGAATATTCTTTTGGTCGATGAAATTAACAGGACTACTCCGCGTACGCAATCGGCACTTTTAGAGTGCATGCAGGAGTATAAGGTTACTATTGAAGGGACCTCTTTTGTCTTGCCCTGGCCTTTTATGACCATTGCTACACAGAATCCCATTGAGTACCAGGGGACATATGCTTTACCCGAAGCCCAGATCGATAGGTTTCTGATGAAGATTAATATGGGTTATCCATCTGTACAGGAGGAAGCCAAGATAGTTTGCGGACAAAAGATTAAACATCCGGTAGAAGATGTTATGCCCGTTATGACCCTAGAAAATATTTTAAAGTTACAGGAGCAGGTAAAGAAAATCCAAATATCCCCCACGGTATTAGAATATATTGTTAACTTAGTATCATTAACCCGTAAATCAACCGTGGTAAAGCAGGGAGCTAGCCCGCGTGCTTCGATAGCGATTATGAAAGCCAGTTGTGCCTGGGCATTCATTGAAGGAAGAGACTATGTTATACCCGAAGATGTTATTAAGCTTTTACCTTATATACTGAAACACAGGATTGTGTTGCATCCTAAGGCCGTAATTTCAGGGACGACCCCGGAATTAGTTATTGAGGGCATATTAAAACAAACTTCCATATCGTAA
- a CDS encoding DUF58 domain-containing protein codes for MRKKFLVKWIFLLVFLGFNLFMSLKSPFVVYYFLFWSLLVLPVVSFMWLILVYFTRRPALVRKITLKIEEGDFLEIVLEVANKSILPIFDVILEDHLGCAVASERQKFILFDFLRPDSINRLTYNCLCHQRGKYDIGPITAYFFDPLGLFYFKEKYPAHSELYVYPRTFNIRKFPHLNKGSSPWMGIETSRVSGDDDEFYGVREYRRGDPLKKVHWMVSARKNQLIVKEFQRQSFFRATLMFNLEKDDNFGEGKESVAEYSIKIVASIAKYLINSGVSVEIISHAGEIVHIPFNKGAGHLEEILRFLTIAQPESRITLLELFETFHRNVLEDSSLIVVMTDRNQVFLPAMLSLGVRNVSLIPVILNSSSFLKDSSGIKDSKDHYADLPERAKFNPIYINCRDNLEEKF; via the coding sequence ATGCGTAAGAAATTTTTAGTAAAGTGGATATTTCTCCTGGTTTTCTTGGGGTTTAACCTGTTTATGAGCCTGAAGAGCCCTTTTGTTGTTTATTATTTTCTTTTTTGGTCTCTCTTAGTTTTACCAGTAGTAAGTTTTATGTGGTTAATCTTGGTATATTTTACTAGAAGGCCAGCTCTAGTACGGAAAATAACGCTTAAAATAGAAGAGGGTGATTTTCTAGAGATTGTATTAGAAGTAGCTAATAAAAGTATCCTTCCGATTTTCGATGTTATTTTAGAGGATCATCTGGGCTGTGCAGTTGCTTCAGAAAGGCAAAAGTTCATTCTTTTTGATTTTTTGCGGCCTGATTCAATAAATAGGCTAACCTATAATTGTTTATGTCATCAAAGAGGAAAATATGATATAGGTCCGATAACCGCTTATTTTTTTGATCCACTGGGCCTATTCTATTTTAAAGAAAAATATCCGGCTCACTCAGAGCTTTATGTTTATCCGCGGACATTCAATATTCGTAAATTTCCGCATTTAAATAAAGGTTCTTCTCCGTGGATGGGTATTGAAACATCGCGGGTAAGCGGAGATGACGATGAATTTTATGGCGTGCGGGAGTATAGAAGAGGAGATCCTTTAAAGAAAGTGCATTGGATGGTTTCTGCACGTAAGAACCAACTGATTGTTAAGGAGTTTCAGCGCCAGAGTTTTTTCAGGGCGACCTTAATGTTTAATCTAGAAAAGGATGATAACTTTGGGGAAGGCAAAGAATCTGTTGCCGAGTATTCCATAAAAATAGTTGCTTCCATCGCCAAATACCTTATTAATTCAGGCGTATCCGTAGAGATTATTTCTCACGCCGGGGAAATAGTGCATATTCCATTTAACAAAGGTGCTGGGCATTTAGAGGAAATTCTTAGGTTTTTGACCATTGCCCAGCCGGAGAGCAGGATAACCTTACTAGAGCTTTTTGAAACATTCCACCGAAATGTTCTAGAAGATTCCAGTTTGATTGTCGTAATGACAGATAGAAATCAAGTGTTCCTTCCCGCTATGCTATCTTTGGGTGTGAGAAACGTATCTCTGATTCCGGTAATTCTTAATTCCTCCAGCTTCCTTAAAGATTCTTCTGGAATTAAGGATAGTAAAGATCATTATGCTGATTTACCCGAAAGAGCAAAATTTAACCCTATTTATATTAACTGTCGTGATAATTTAGAAGAGAAATTCTGA
- a CDS encoding UbiA family prenyltransferase, whose protein sequence is MIYKLKVYVELVRPFTLIAPMVGFLLGAVIAAGTMPNLTCLLGALSAAILNGASNVINQYFDLEIDKINKPFRPLASGRISKREIINFSFILYFSALFLSSLVNLKLFFIILITAIISFYYSVPHLRAKRYPFLSNLFIALPRGMLLIVAGWSVSKLVFNIQPWFIGLIFALYLAGAATTKDFSDIKGDGKFGIKTLPVLYGVKRATQMITLFFYLPFYLFLWALLCI, encoded by the coding sequence ATGATATATAAATTGAAGGTTTATGTAGAATTAGTCCGTCCTTTTACGCTGATTGCTCCAATGGTGGGTTTTTTGTTAGGAGCGGTAATTGCCGCTGGAACTATGCCCAATCTTACTTGTTTATTGGGCGCTTTATCGGCAGCCATACTAAATGGTGCCTCCAATGTGATTAATCAGTATTTCGATTTAGAGATAGATAAAATAAACAAGCCTTTTAGGCCGCTGGCTTCCGGGCGAATATCCAAGAGAGAGATAATTAACTTTTCATTTATACTGTATTTTAGCGCGTTATTTTTATCTTCACTGGTAAACTTAAAATTATTTTTTATTATATTAATAACTGCAATTATTTCATTTTATTATTCTGTTCCTCACCTTAGGGCCAAGAGATATCCTTTTCTTAGTAATCTTTTTATTGCTTTACCTAGGGGGATGCTTCTGATTGTTGCTGGTTGGAGTGTAAGTAAGCTAGTATTTAATATTCAACCATGGTTTATCGGACTGATATTTGCTTTATATCTTGCAGGCGCAGCCACCACAAAGGATTTTAGCGATATAAAAGGAGATGGTAAATTCGGGATAAAAACGTTACCGGTCTTATACGGCGTAAAAAGAGCAACACAGATGATCACCCTATTCTTTTATCTGCCTTTTTACTTATTCCTCTGGGCATTATTATGTATATAA
- a CDS encoding cobalamin-dependent protein (Presence of a B(12) (cobalamin)-binding domain implies dependence on cobalamin itself, in one of its several forms, or in some unusual lineages, dependence on a cobalamin-like analog.), with the protein MKKILLIRPPRYLWPFINESDNFLLPLGLPCIAGAIRSKLPDIEVKIIDCPPQKIGWETLSKILREENPDIVGAAEEALYCHEAVRLFNLAKEINPAVITIAGGHFFSWMVDHSLTDFPIDFIVRFEGEETIVELIEALNEKKNLVEIKGIAYKHNGQIIRTPSRPLIKDLDMLALPAFDLMPMGKYSPFGYLWPQSVTLEHSRGCIDRCNFCSLWTFWGQHLETDIEKGKLDVAPKYRTKSVKRTLEEVDIVYKKYNRKYIIWADPTFNVDSKWTNDFCDGLLKRNYKDLHWWAFLRADYLLRDERAGILEKMVRAGLTHPLIGVERGCTEDLRKIRKSVYTRDLVKEVFLIFKKKYPQVFRQGTFITCLPFDTRESMFDLVKYAIEIDIDYPAFHPVAPVPGTFLYQDALKNDALAEKDFKKYDWATPIMRSNNGLSMEELGKLNMELNKRYILYRPHWLIRGLFSPYKHKRGLYWWFFFNTMRMIICEIRDIILRRKKFAGTTGFMRLKKPGWYDN; encoded by the coding sequence ATGAAAAAAATATTACTCATTAGGCCTCCACGCTATCTGTGGCCATTCATAAATGAATCTGATAATTTTTTACTCCCTTTAGGTTTACCTTGTATCGCTGGGGCGATAAGGTCAAAACTTCCTGATATAGAGGTAAAGATTATTGATTGCCCACCACAAAAAATCGGATGGGAAACTCTGAGTAAGATATTAAGAGAAGAGAATCCGGATATAGTTGGAGCTGCAGAGGAGGCTCTTTATTGCCATGAAGCGGTAAGGTTATTTAATTTGGCCAAAGAGATTAATCCTGCTGTAATTACTATTGCCGGGGGGCATTTTTTTTCCTGGATGGTCGATCATAGTTTAACGGATTTTCCCATTGATTTTATTGTCAGATTTGAAGGTGAGGAGACAATTGTAGAATTAATCGAGGCGCTTAATGAGAAAAAAAACTTAGTTGAAATTAAGGGAATTGCTTATAAGCATAATGGCCAGATAATCAGGACGCCCTCCAGGCCTTTGATAAAAGATCTGGATATGCTTGCTTTACCCGCATTTGATCTTATGCCCATGGGGAAGTATTCACCGTTTGGTTATCTTTGGCCCCAGAGCGTTACTTTAGAGCATTCTCGGGGCTGTATCGATAGATGTAATTTTTGCTCTTTGTGGACATTTTGGGGCCAGCACCTAGAAACAGATATAGAAAAAGGCAAGCTGGATGTAGCCCCTAAATACAGAACCAAGAGCGTGAAGAGGACATTAGAAGAAGTAGATATCGTTTACAAAAAATATAATAGAAAATACATTATTTGGGCAGATCCTACTTTTAACGTTGATTCTAAATGGACCAATGATTTTTGCGACGGGTTGTTAAAAAGAAACTATAAAGATCTGCATTGGTGGGCCTTTCTAAGGGCAGATTATCTATTGCGGGATGAGCGGGCAGGTATTTTGGAAAAAATGGTCCGGGCAGGATTAACGCACCCTCTTATTGGCGTAGAGCGGGGCTGCACGGAGGATCTTAGAAAAATACGAAAATCTGTTTACACCCGTGATTTAGTAAAAGAAGTTTTTCTTATTTTTAAAAAGAAATATCCACAGGTATTCCGGCAAGGTACTTTTATTACCTGCCTGCCTTTTGATACCAGAGAGTCAATGTTTGATTTGGTGAAGTATGCCATTGAAATAGACATAGATTATCCGGCTTTCCATCCAGTGGCCCCGGTTCCTGGAACATTTCTTTACCAAGATGCCTTAAAAAATGATGCTTTGGCGGAAAAAGATTTTAAGAAATACGATTGGGCTACTCCAATAATGCGTTCTAATAATGGATTATCAATGGAAGAACTTGGCAAGTTGAACATGGAGCTTAATAAGCGGTATATATTGTATAGGCCTCACTGGTTAATAAGAGGCCTGTTCTCTCCCTATAAACATAAAAGAGGGCTTTATTGGTGGTTTTTCTTTAATACCATGAGGATGATTATCTGCGAAATCAGGGATATAATTTTAAGAAGAAAGAAATTTGCAGGTACTACCGGATTTATGCGCTTAAAAAAACCCGGTTGGTATGATAACTAA
- a CDS encoding radical SAM protein translates to MKLLILNPISDIATPGQRYRSVISFVPPVGIAYLAGALIQAGIDVDVEDQFASGNTNEYIADKIRREKYELIGISCLTPSISNIKRLARLIREINLDIKIVLGNIHATVFPEEMLKEATGDIVVRGEGEYVFVEVVKAIGQKKKLEEVKGISFISNGRIVHNPDSYLTEDLDQIPYPAWQTFAFDLYKRYPMLGIYNEIILPIQASRGCTHNCIFCSQNIMYKKPRYRNTEKVLDEIEYMHEKYKIRYFGFNDAYFPFSVEHGLDFCERLMKRGLHKKIRWITETRVNKVNLELLKKMRQAGLRLIMYGFEVGNQSILDSIRKQTTLKQAEDAMSYTRKAGVQSLGLFMLGLPQDTEETCRQTIDFAIRLSPDIAKFNITIPQPGSELYNSCKDSLINAKPEDFTSWSDWISPNGSIIYAPKNITREKLLYLQREAMFRYYINPRHILRLLLKRGFHVKDMYLGAKLIVGKYLKEILKFQSRTRTA, encoded by the coding sequence ATGAAATTATTAATATTAAATCCAATTTCCGATATAGCCACCCCCGGCCAAAGATACAGATCAGTAATATCTTTTGTTCCTCCTGTAGGAATAGCTTATCTGGCCGGCGCTTTAATCCAGGCCGGCATTGATGTCGATGTAGAAGATCAATTTGCCAGCGGCAATACCAATGAATATATCGCTGATAAAATCAGGCGCGAAAAGTATGAGCTAATCGGTATATCCTGTTTAACTCCCTCGATATCTAATATCAAAAGGCTGGCTAGGTTGATAAGAGAGATTAACCTGGATATAAAGATTGTCCTGGGGAATATCCATGCCACGGTTTTTCCGGAAGAAATGTTAAAGGAGGCAACCGGAGATATTGTTGTCCGCGGAGAAGGCGAATATGTCTTTGTCGAAGTGGTTAAAGCCATCGGCCAGAAAAAAAAGCTAGAAGAGGTAAAAGGCATAAGTTTTATTTCCAATGGAAGGATTGTGCATAATCCCGATAGCTATTTAACCGAAGATTTGGACCAAATACCTTATCCTGCTTGGCAGACATTTGCGTTTGATCTTTATAAAAGGTATCCTATGTTGGGCATATATAATGAAATAATACTGCCGATCCAGGCTTCCCGCGGCTGTACGCATAACTGTATTTTTTGTTCACAGAATATTATGTACAAAAAGCCAAGGTATCGAAATACCGAAAAAGTACTGGATGAAATAGAGTATATGCACGAAAAGTATAAGATACGCTATTTTGGTTTCAATGACGCCTATTTTCCTTTTTCCGTCGAGCATGGTTTGGATTTTTGTGAACGACTTATGAAAAGGGGGCTTCATAAAAAAATAAGGTGGATAACCGAGACTAGGGTAAATAAAGTTAATTTAGAGCTTTTAAAAAAAATGAGGCAAGCTGGTTTAAGGTTGATAATGTATGGTTTTGAAGTAGGCAACCAGTCGATCCTTGATAGCATAAGAAAACAGACAACCTTGAAGCAGGCAGAGGATGCGATGAGTTATACAAGAAAAGCCGGTGTGCAAAGCTTAGGCTTATTCATGTTAGGCCTTCCCCAAGATACGGAGGAAACCTGCAGGCAGACTATTGATTTTGCAATCCGCTTAAGCCCGGATATAGCTAAATTTAATATTACCATTCCCCAGCCGGGGTCAGAATTATATAACTCATGCAAAGACAGCTTAATAAACGCTAAACCCGAAGATTTTACAAGTTGGTCAGATTGGATCTCACCAAACGGCAGTATTATCTATGCTCCCAAAAATATCACAAGGGAAAAACTGTTATATCTGCAGAGAGAAGCAATGTTTAGGTATTACATAAATCCAAGACATATCTTAAGGCTGTTATTGAAAAGAGGATTTCATGTCAAGGATATGTATTTAGGCGCTAAATTAATCGTCGGGAAATACCTGAAAGAAATATTAAAATTTCAAAGTCGAACTCGGACGGCTTAG